From one Streptomyces sp. R41 genomic stretch:
- a CDS encoding CehA/McbA family metallohydrolase translates to MCEDDHGNGMARRALFVTGAAVALTLGSVSFSNGPAAEAASNQETKTVRGTLPVGSPDFVYLPVEVPHGVREIKVAYTYEKPSVPAGTMGNALDIGIFDERGTELGGRGFRGWSGGARTEFFLRGDDATPGYLPGPIRPGTWHIALGPYTVAPQGLPYEITITLTYGEPGVVAQPTYPPSRAKGRGRDWYRGDCHLHSWYSDGRRTPAEIAALARAAGLDFINTSEHNTHSSHAHWADQAGDDLLIMLGEEVTTRNGHVVALGTDPGTFVDWRYRARDNRFGKYARQIRRAGGLVVPAHPHATCIGCGWKFGFGEADAVEVWNGPFTPDDEVSLAEWDNTLVAAVRSGHDWIPAMGNSDAHRDPDPVGTPQTVVLADDLTREAIQAGIRAGRSYVAESKLVSLTFTASGPKGEHAGIGERLRVDKDTPVTIRLEATGVPRCTIRFVTDQGVLFTSAPVPVSGSGTAEWQTTAAYAAYVRAELRHEVAVGPLPGALAAFTNPIFLGTPGEQE, encoded by the coding sequence ATGTGCGAGGACGACCACGGAAACGGGATGGCCAGACGCGCCCTGTTCGTGACGGGTGCCGCCGTCGCGCTTACGTTGGGAAGCGTGAGCTTCTCCAACGGCCCCGCAGCCGAAGCGGCAAGCAACCAAGAGACGAAGACGGTACGCGGCACCCTTCCCGTCGGGTCGCCGGACTTCGTGTACCTCCCGGTCGAAGTCCCGCACGGCGTACGGGAGATCAAGGTCGCGTACACCTACGAGAAGCCGTCCGTGCCGGCCGGCACCATGGGCAACGCCCTCGACATCGGCATCTTCGACGAGCGCGGCACCGAGCTGGGCGGCCGGGGCTTCCGCGGCTGGTCGGGCGGGGCGCGCACGGAGTTCTTCCTCCGCGGCGACGACGCGACCCCCGGCTACCTCCCCGGCCCGATCCGCCCCGGCACCTGGCACATCGCGCTGGGCCCGTACACGGTGGCGCCGCAGGGACTGCCGTACGAGATCACGATCACACTCACCTACGGGGAGCCCGGTGTCGTCGCGCAGCCGACGTACCCGCCCTCGCGGGCGAAGGGCCGCGGCCGCGACTGGTACCGCGGCGACTGCCATCTGCACTCCTGGTACTCGGACGGCCGCCGCACCCCCGCCGAGATCGCGGCGCTGGCCCGCGCGGCAGGGCTGGACTTCATCAACACCTCCGAGCACAACACCCACTCCTCGCACGCGCACTGGGCGGACCAGGCGGGCGACGACCTCCTGATCATGCTCGGCGAGGAGGTCACGACGCGGAACGGCCACGTGGTGGCCCTCGGCACGGACCCCGGCACCTTCGTCGACTGGCGCTACCGGGCCCGCGACAACCGCTTCGGCAAGTACGCGCGCCAGATCCGCCGCGCCGGGGGCCTGGTCGTCCCCGCCCACCCGCACGCCACCTGCATCGGCTGCGGCTGGAAGTTCGGCTTCGGGGAGGCGGACGCGGTCGAGGTGTGGAACGGCCCGTTCACCCCCGACGACGAGGTGTCCCTCGCCGAGTGGGACAACACGCTGGTCGCCGCCGTGCGCTCCGGCCACGACTGGATCCCGGCGATGGGCAACAGCGACGCGCACCGCGATCCCGACCCGGTCGGCACCCCTCAGACGGTCGTCCTCGCCGACGACCTGACCCGCGAGGCCATCCAGGCCGGCATCCGCGCGGGCCGCTCCTACGTGGCCGAGTCGAAGCTGGTCTCCCTCACCTTCACGGCATCCGGCCCCAAGGGCGAACACGCGGGCATCGGCGAACGCCTCCGCGTGGACAAGGACACCCCGGTCACCATCCGCCTGGAGGCCACCGGCGTCCCCCGCTGCACGATCCGCTTCGTCACCGACCAGGGCGTCCTGTTCACGAGCGCGCCAGTGCCGGTCTCCGGCTCAGGCACGGCCGAGTGGCAGACGACGGCGGCGTACGCGGCGTACGTACGCGCGGAACTGCGCCACGAGGTGGCGGTGGGGCCGCTGCCGGGCGCGTTGGCGGCGTTCACGAATCCGATTTTCCTGGGGACGCCCGGGGAGCAGGAGTAG